The DNA window TTATTGAATCCATTAATGAATTAGGAAAAACAAGTTTGATATTTAGAACTATTGATGAATATGGTAATGATATATATGAGCTTAGTGATTCCATTAAAGATCTACTTTTAACAAATCCAAAAAATATTGAAGTTAGAAATAGTATTACTGAGGAAGTCAAAAAACGTAAAGCAAAAATATTAGAACAATCTGCTAGAATAAAGCAATTGGGGCTATCAGAGTTCGATGAGGAGTATATACCAGATAATATTGATCCCACAATATATAGTCTTGTCACAGATTTAAACAAATGCCTGGGAAAAAATTATAATCATTCAGATTTAATAATCATTAAAGAAAAGTTTAATGATATTCTAAAATATAAAAATAATGACGCTTTATTATTGTATCATTTTTCAAGAATTTTTAAAGATCTAAAAGATACCAGTAATGAATTATCAAATTTAATTAAAGCAGAAGAACAAAATCCGGAATCACCAAGAATTAAGTTAGCTATAGCTCTAAGATATTTTTATAATAATGATTATCTCGATGCATTAAATTATTTTGAGTTTTTAATTTCAAAAAATTATGATGAAACACTTAAATCTAATAAAAAATTTAGCTTTTCAGTAACAAAACTTTATTATTTAAGTCTTATTTACTTAGGCGAATATGATAAAATTTTGGATAAATCAATTAACTGGCAAAGTCATTTAAATTGGAGCGGAATTATTGGCGTCTCACGTGCAACTGCCTTAAAAAGGAAAATTGAGTTTAATCATTCTTTTACAGATATTATAACACCACTAGTAGAAGAAATATTTGATATACTAAATTATATCTTTGAGACAGAAGGGTACTTCGATATTGCTTGTACTGAGGCTAATAAGATAATAAAAGATATTGATTTTATAGTTAATATTTCATTCGAATATTCTCAACATATTCAAATAAAATATTTAAGTTTTGTTGCTAAACATTTCTTTAATATTATTTCTAAATTAAGAAATGAAAATATAAATAATATCGAAAATCAGATATTTATTAAAAAACTATTTGATCTTGAGTTAATTGGAAATCCGATAAAGGTAGTATCATGGTTTAAAAGATATGACGAAGAAAAATCTAAATATGATAGTGAACACATTCTTGAACTAAGTGCAGATGGATATGAAATAGTGAAAGTTTATCATATTCCAGAAGATAAAGGTTATGGACTTTCGAGCTTCATGTTTGCAGAAAATAAAGAAGGACAGCAATTTTATCTTAGTGTAAACTTTTTTGATGAAGGTTGGAATAGATGGGGATATATTAAGGAAGGAGATTTATTGGCAATCAAATACAAAAACGTAAAAAATGATGGAAAACCTTATCAAGCTATTCAAATTATCGAAATAGATAAGTACTAATTTAAAAGGCAATCTTAAAGATTGCCTTTTAAATTAGTACTTATCTAAGTTCATCAATTAATAACAAGTTACCAAGATTATCCCTCGCCGTAGAGTCTTTGTCAGTACGTAAATAAGTACTGTAGCCTATATGTATTGTACTAACATTTGCCCCTTCAGACCATGAACCTTTACTATAGTTGTAAGTTGCAGTTTTAAAAGTATGACCTAAAGATAATGCTGATATGACTTCATTTTTAGTAAATACTCTACCTTTACTCAACCGACCAGCTGATACCGGAGAGTGAACTAAAACATCAGTGATAAATGATGGATTACCACTTTTTTCTCTAATTGCTGTAATGTAAAACTTACTCATAACATTAAAATTTTTTCTGGCCTCTTTCATCCAGACCAGTAGTTGAATTTATTACCGGAGTTGATTATTTGTTCATTGGACTCTCCATAACGTTTGAACTATCCGAAATCGTAATAAAGTATTAATAACTTTACTTTTAAGATTTTAAACCTTTAGCATGAATTTAATGCTATCGCGTAGATTGTAGATAAGCAAATTCGATAAATCCGAATTATTTTAGTTCTATAGCTGTAAGCTTAACTCATAATTTTTTGCTTTCTTTTAATAACACAAGACAAAACTATAAGTTAGTTACGCAATGTTTTTGCGTAATTAAAGGTTTATGATGATTTTCTAAATAAAAAATATTATTTCAGAAAATAAGAAATCAAAATTTATATTTATTTTGTATTTAAAAAAGATGGAGAAATGTTATTATATAAAGGTATAAGAATTCTTATAATTAAATTCTCATTACTTATGAGAAATCAAACACTCAATAATATTGTCAACCACCAAAATAAAATTCTCCACCTCATTCCCATCAAAATATTTCCCATGCACGGTAAAATCGGCTCAGTGGTCGCGTTGTCGGTTTAGTGCGTCATCGGTCTGGGTGTACGCATCCGCATAGTTAGTCCTTCCGAAGCAAATTGTCACTAAACGCATTTCATAGTGGATAGGCTGGAATTGCTTATTTTTACAGCCCCATTTAATATCCATTATGAGCTTTACCGCCATCTATTATCAGCCCGATCATGATATCAGCGATTTTGTCAGCTGTTACTGGACGGTGGAAAATGCAGTGTCGGGAACTACGGTCACGGTTGTTCCGGATGCTTTTTTCGAACTGATCTTATCGAAAGAGGAAGGCCGCGGGTTTGAGGTTTCTCTGGTTGGGTTGGGAACCCGTTTTGAAGCCGATATAGAAATGCCGGTGACCCGGATGTTCGGGATCAGCTTCAAATTAATGGCTTCGGAATATATTTTCGGGCAGCCCATTGCAGGTATTGTGGATTCAGCAAGGGGATTGCCTCAGGATTTCTGGGGATTCTGCGAAAACGACCTGCATGATACCGGACGCCTGATGGAAAAGACAGCCCAAAAGATCAGGCAGCTGATCCCAGACAGTATCGATCCCAAAAAGAAAAAGCTATTTGAACTCCTCTACACATCCAACGGTGCGGTTACGGTTTCGGAAGTTTCGGAGCAAACGGGCTGGAGCAGCCGGCAGATCAACCGGTACTTTAACCGGCAGTTCGGTATTCCGCTTAAATCATACTGTACTTTTTTACGTTTCAGGTCTTCTTACCGGCAGCTGAAAGAGGGGAGGCTGTATCCTGAACAGAACTTTTCGGACCAAGCGCATTTTATCCGGGAAGTGAAGAAATTATCGGGCGTATCGCCCAAAGAACTGTCGAAAAATGAAAATGACCGATTTATTCAATTTTCGGGACGCCATCTGAAATAATTTTGCCGTAACTAAAATACAGGTTATGGTACTACAAGATAAAAAGGTAGCCGTTATCGGGGCAGGTCCGGTAGGCTTAACCTTCGCAAAATTATTGCAGCAATCCGGCGTGGAAGTCCATGTCTATGAACGGGATAAAAACCAGCACACGCGGATCAAAGGCGGCACTCTTGACATCCATCACGATTACGGCCAGTTAGCCCTGGAAAAGGCCGGGCTTTTAGATGAGTTTTACCGGTATTCGAGGCCGACACCAGAACGCTCGACCGATCAGTACGGTACTTTGCTGGAGGAAGATTACCCGGCAGAAGGCCATCTGTACGACCGTCCCGAAATCGACCGGAACGATCTTCGGACCATGCTTCTGGGACACCTGGATCCCGGTACGGTATTCTGGGACAGCAAATTAACCTCCCTGGAACAACAGCAGGACGGAACTTTTCTGCTGCATTTTGAAAACGGGAATACAGCTGCTGCCGATGTGGTGGTAGGCGCGAACGGCGGCATGAGCAATGTCCGGAAACTGGTCACCGATGCCCAGCCCGAATATACGGGAACGGTGGTGATCCAGGGTGAAGTGCTGCAGCCCGATCTTCATTGTCCGGATTTTAAACAACTATGCGGACAGGGAAATATGGCGGCCATTGCAGAACAGATGTTTGTCTTTTCCCAGACGAAAGCCAACGGGGCGCTGAATTATTACATTTCTTTCCGCCGGCCGGAACAGTGGATCAAAGAATGCGGACTCGATTTTACCGATAAGAAAGCGGTCAGTACCTATCTCGACCAGCTGTTTGCCAACTGGAACCCGGCGTACAGGCAATTGTTTTCGTCGACGGATGAATATACCTTGCTGCCGATGCGGCGCCTGCGCCCGGAAAACTGGAAGCCGCACCATAACATCACGCTGATCGGCGATGCCGCGCATGTGATGCCGCCGTTTTCAGGGATTGGAGTGAATATCGGCCTGCTGGATGCATTATACCTGTCGGAAAACCTGCTGAACGAAGCATTTACGAGCATTGATGGAGCCATACAGATGTATGAAGCACAGATGTTTGCGTATGCTTTAAAAGCCCAGGAAGATACCGCAGAGGCTGAAAGCAGCATCCATTCTGAAAAGAGGTTTGATGAAATACGGAGGGAAAAAAGGTAGTTCGACAAGGATAAATAAAGTGAAGAAGCGACTTTCAATTGTCTGCAAGGCATTGACACCTGCTCTTTGTGCGCTGATGCTTTCTGAAATGGTTTTCGGAGGTCCCCGAAAACGGATCTCACTGTGATTTCGTTGTTCCGGTTTGATGCAAATTTTTGTACCCGGAACAAAAGGAATACCGGAAATGGAGTAGTGCGGTACAGGTTGCTTGGGAAAACGGCTCCATAATGTATGCGCAGAAGCAGGTAATTCCGGTCCGGCCCATCTTTTTTTGTATATTTATAAAAAACTAATCCAATGCTTACCGATTCAAACCGTTCTTATGTCGCTTGCTGAATTGCCGTTCTATCCCGTTGAATTTTGCGAAGTCCTGAAATCCAGTGACCCGGACCATTATTTCAAAGCCGTGCATGTCTACAAATTCAATGCTGAAGGCATCCGCTACCTGGCCACATTTGAGGAATACCGGCACCATGTTTATGTGCTTCAGTTCTGCCTGGAAGAGAACAATGAAACCGACGATAAATTTGACCGTCTTGCCCATGTCGGACCTTCGGTAGCAAAAAAGGTCCTGGTGACTTGCGCATCCATCGGGTTATCGATCTACCGGGAACATCCGCTGGCCTCATTCTTTTTCACCGCAAGACCGGCTGCTGATGAGCTGGGCAAAGCAGGCGGGGTAAGGAATAAGCGGCTTTGTGTGTATCAACACTTTGCCGGATTTTTCTTTGATTCCGAACATTTCGCTCATTCCTGTTCCGTTGAACAAGGCTCCTATTTAATCCTAAACAGAAACTACGCACGGCAGGAGCCGGAGGCAAAGCAGAAAATAACGGATCTGCTTGACTCCAATTAAAAAAAACATCAGGAGAAAAATAATCCTCCTGATGGTTGTATGGTTATCATTCTGATGAATGCACTGTATTAGTTGCCAAATACGTTGTGCAGCTCATCTACAATTCCAATGTATTGCTTTTTGATGGAATTGATGCTGTAATAGTCTTCTGGCGTCCACTCCGGCTGCCAGCTGCTGCTGCTGAAGCTGTACACGTTCAGGTCCTTCATCTTTTTTACGGCATTCTCAAGGTGCTCATTAATATTCTTGATGGATGCGATATTGGTACTGATGCTCTGGCCCTCCCACGTAGATGAGATATCCTTAGCCGCACTGAATTTCACCGGATACAGCACGATATCGCCCTTCTTCAATACGCGCTTCTCCATATCCACTTCGAACTTGGCTGCAATCAACGGGTTTTTGGAAAACTTGGCTCCGTCGCTGTTGATCTGGTTCAGAACCATCTGGGAGGGACCGAAAGCATAAATATCCCCGGAAGGCGTCAGGAACGGAAGCACTTTTAAAAACCTGCTGAAGGCACTGTAATTATTCGGTAAGAATGAACAGTCTTCGGTCTTGTACCACACGTTGGTATACCCGGCATTGAATTCTGTTTTTACAATGTCGTTCGCAATGGATTTTGCTCCCTGATACAATACTCCCAACCCTAATTCTGCACTGCGCAGGAACTTGATTTCATTCCATTTTGTATAAATTTTCTGGGCATCCGTGCTCAGTTGGTCATAGGCGTTCTCGATAACACTTTCGTCATCAAAATTATCCCTGATATACCCTGCCTGCTGGCTGAACGAAGCCGCAATCTGGTTGAACGGGGACATTTTAAAATTGGAAGCCGATATTCCGCTGGCATCCAGCATATAATATGTTTTACCCAGTGAAAGGAAATCCTGGATCATGGATTGTTTTTTCAGCAGTTCCTGTGTGGAGCTCAGGTCATCTATGGCATTCAGGTACCCGGTGGCCATCCATGGGAAGAGGTCCGGCCAGTTGCTGATCCATACGCCGAGCACGGTATAGTTGTCGTCCTTTTTCCCCAGCTGGATTTTTTCTGTGGTGGCTGCTGCTGCTGCTGATGGCCTCATAACCCTGAGCTCGTTGTCGAGCGCCAGTGCTTTCGGGGCCTCATTTTTTTTCAGCACATCAAGATTGTTGTTGGCGACTTCTTTTTTAAGATCATCAACCGGTTTCGGATCTGCTTTCTTCTCGGAGCGTTTCAAAAACTCCTCTATGGTCAGGTCTTTTTCCTTCTTTTTCGCTTCCTCGAAAGCGGATGTCTTTGCCAGGGCATCCAGGTTGGTCAGGTTCTTGATTTCGTTGACCTTCTCGGTCACTTTAGCATCCTTTTCCGGTGTTTTGAATTCCGGTATTTTGGGTGCATTGGCTACGGCGCTTACCTGCGGTGCTTTTTCCAGCAGGCTGATCGAACTGATTTCGCTGAATGCCTTGCCTTCCACCACCTGGCTCCAGGCAGCAATCTGCTGCTGCACACAGCCGCCGCTTGACCAGGAAGATGTGGTCACATTCACCTTTGATTCCCTGCGGGAATTGCTTCCGTCATAAGCCGCTTCTACCGTGATCGCCTTTCCGACCCCCGAATAGGTAAAGTTTCCTTTGGTGCCGTATTTCCAGCTGCTTTCCCCTGATGAGCTGATCATTTCCAGGGATACGGTTCCCATACCTCCCCAGACTACGCCTACCACCATACCGTCACCGTGTTTCTGGAAGAACAGCTGGACCGATTTTACCCATGCATTGACCAGGCTCACAATCTCCGGATGTGCGGCCGGGGACTGCATAACGGTTAAAAGATTATCGGAACCCAGTTTCTTCATCAGGGCATTGTAATTGTCCAATGCATGCAATGCCATCTGCTTAGGGTTGGCCTGAAGCGAATTGATCAGGTCCTCCGCTTTTAAATCGTTGAAATTAATGTATTCCACTCCGGACAGCATCTGCACATTGTAATTAACGGCTACCTTTTTCGTCAGTTCTGCGGCAGAATTACCTGCATAGACGGATAAACCTGCGTTAATGCTGGTAAGTCCGGAAATACCGTATGATCCGGATACGCCTAC is part of the Chryseobacterium camelliae genome and encodes:
- a CDS encoding ATP-binding protein, whose product is MDHTQKLRIKTAMIVYELETSLGNYVIENEVLHTISESSIESIIDREKVRGNVLSKENLNLIIESSYLDEIFNFAINITLNTSLHQHMVELKQLCLMFGIFDIRNAVSHPNRPFPDCYWFRVAAIASDPLIEKLSLSNIRTALNSAMEENLNTPPDEWLYNVNWAIPNTLPSTFDHEITGLLGRDKEFKDLESVLSKRRNNLIAIVAPGGVGKTALVLQYLKDISLNPIWTSRLSCIVFCSLKNEKLTIDGIEPINAIIGLEQIKETIFLDLKKIYSNHEFTTIEEAIEILEDENILICIDNLETLLMDSQKEFIEFNEQLPISWKVLVTSRISIDSATTVPLEPLVKRHAVNLSRNYLKKRGVLDFKQEDLEKIASTANNNPLAIRLTIDLYLKDGDIISSISKSQKDIASFSYKNLIEVLKQKSIVILEAIYAIGNPNRSELIEFLNFSKEDIIESINELGKTSLIFRTIDEYGNDIYELSDSIKDLLLTNPKNIEVRNSITEEVKKRKAKILEQSARIKQLGLSEFDEEYIPDNIDPTIYSLVTDLNKCLGKNYNHSDLIIIKEKFNDILKYKNNDALLLYHFSRIFKDLKDTSNELSNLIKAEEQNPESPRIKLAIALRYFYNNDYLDALNYFEFLISKNYDETLKSNKKFSFSVTKLYYLSLIYLGEYDKILDKSINWQSHLNWSGIIGVSRATALKRKIEFNHSFTDIITPLVEEIFDILNYIFETEGYFDIACTEANKIIKDIDFIVNISFEYSQHIQIKYLSFVAKHFFNIISKLRNENINNIENQIFIKKLFDLELIGNPIKVVSWFKRYDEEKSKYDSEHILELSADGYEIVKVYHIPEDKGYGLSSFMFAENKEGQQFYLSVNFFDEGWNRWGYIKEGDLLAIKYKNVKNDGKPYQAIQIIEIDKY
- a CDS encoding DUF3892 domain-containing protein, which gives rise to MKEARKNFNVMSKFYITAIREKSGNPSFITDVLVHSPVSAGRLSKGRVFTKNEVISALSLGHTFKTATYNYSKGSWSEGANVSTIHIGYSTYLRTDKDSTARDNLGNLLLIDELR
- a CDS encoding helix-turn-helix domain-containing protein; translated protein: MSFTAIYYQPDHDISDFVSCYWTVENAVSGTTVTVVPDAFFELILSKEEGRGFEVSLVGLGTRFEADIEMPVTRMFGISFKLMASEYIFGQPIAGIVDSARGLPQDFWGFCENDLHDTGRLMEKTAQKIRQLIPDSIDPKKKKLFELLYTSNGAVTVSEVSEQTGWSSRQINRYFNRQFGIPLKSYCTFLRFRSSYRQLKEGRLYPEQNFSDQAHFIREVKKLSGVSPKELSKNENDRFIQFSGRHLK
- a CDS encoding FAD-dependent oxidoreductase codes for the protein MVLQDKKVAVIGAGPVGLTFAKLLQQSGVEVHVYERDKNQHTRIKGGTLDIHHDYGQLALEKAGLLDEFYRYSRPTPERSTDQYGTLLEEDYPAEGHLYDRPEIDRNDLRTMLLGHLDPGTVFWDSKLTSLEQQQDGTFLLHFENGNTAAADVVVGANGGMSNVRKLVTDAQPEYTGTVVIQGEVLQPDLHCPDFKQLCGQGNMAAIAEQMFVFSQTKANGALNYYISFRRPEQWIKECGLDFTDKKAVSTYLDQLFANWNPAYRQLFSSTDEYTLLPMRRLRPENWKPHHNITLIGDAAHVMPPFSGIGVNIGLLDALYLSENLLNEAFTSIDGAIQMYEAQMFAYALKAQEDTAEAESSIHSEKRFDEIRREKR